AACGGAAAATGAACGAGCTCCAGGGACTGGGAGCAGAGGAAACCTATCAGCGCCGGTATCTGTATTTAATGATGTTGGATATCGTGGAGGACGATACCTACGACGCTACCCAGGGGAAAGAAAAGCCGGTTACTCCCTCCGGGAAGAAAGGAACGCCGCCGGCCACGCCGGAAGAACGCAAGGAAGCAGTTAAGACTCTTACTGATCAGAGCGGTAAGGCTACCGAAGTCCAGAAAAACAGTATTAAAAAAGGTTTGCAGAAATTACGGGACACCGGCGAGGATCACGAGGAGTTTATCGCCAGTACGGTAGCGAAGATGAAAGCCGGGGCCACGGCAGAAGAAGCCGAAAAGCTGATCAGTGAAATCGGAAAGCGCTTGTATCCGGATGGCGAATAAATGGCAGTTAAAAAAATAAAATGGCTGGATAGCCATATCGAAGTAGAGCCGGTTAAGAATCCGAAAAAGATTACCGCTACCCGGCTGGCTGCTATCCTGGGGCTGAACCGGTGGAGCACTCCCTTTAAAGCCTGGTGTGAGATTACCCGGACGTATGAGGAACCGTTCGAGGATAACCAGTACACGCTGGCCGGTAAGGCGATAGAACCTATCTTAATTAAAATGCTGGAAAAACGGTATTTTATGGATATTCAGGATCCGACGGACGTTTACGGCCCGGACTACTTTAAAAAAACCTGGGGCGATTTTTTCCGGGACGTGAAAGTATTCGGCGGTATGTGGGACGCTATCGGAGACAATACGATAGTAGAAATCAAAACCACCAAACGGGCCGAGGACTGGCTGGAGGATACGCCGGAATATTATAAGGCCCAGGCGGCGCTGTATGCGTACCTCTCCGGCTGTGAAAATATTATTTTCGTCTGTGGCTTCCTGACGGATGAGGACTATCAGAATCCGGGAAACTTTAAGCCGGTGGTAGGCAAAAATACCATTATACGGGATTATAAACTGTCCGAAATTTATCCGGATTTTGAGAATACGCATATCAAACCGGCTACCGAGTTCTGGAAAAAGTATGTGGAAACGGGTATCTCCCCGGATTATGACGAAAAAGCCGACGCTGATATTATCGCAGCGCTCCGGAAAACGACGGCTGACGTTAACGAAGATATCGCCGTTACGCTGAAACGCATTGACGAGCTGAAAGAAAAAATCGCTGCCGTTTCCGTCCAGCTGGATCCGCTGGAGAAAGAACTGAAAGCAGCTGAGGAACAGTTAAAAACTTACCTCAAAGGCAAATTTACCGACGGTATCGACAAGGTAAATATCAGCAGCAGCCACTACTGTTTTACTCTGGCTAAATGCCAGTCTGAAAAGGCAGATACTGCCAAACTGAAAAAAGCCGGCCTGTGGAAAGAGTATTCCACCGTTACGACTACGTACCGGCTGACAAATAAAATTATTGAAAAGAATGAGGAGGAAAAATCATGATTACATTATCCGACAGCAATTTTACCGTTATCCCTGAGGGCCGTCACGTTTTCAAAATTACCGAAGTTGAATATAAAGAGGACTTTGGCAAAATGAATATCACGCTGGTTACGGCTGACGGCAGTAAACAGATCGAGCGCTTTTCCCTGATTAAAGGCGGCGAGGTAAACGAAAAGGCCCTGAACGCTTTCAGCTATTTCGCACGTCAGGCGTTTAATAATCCGGGACTCTCCGGCGAAATCGACGAAAACGATTTGGTAGGCTGCTATATCGACGCTGAGGTTACCCACCAGGTATTACCGTCTAATAAAGATCCGCAGAAAACCGTTACGTTCGTGCAGTTAAAGGATTACAAACCGGCCTCCGGTTTTAACTCCCCAGCTGCTGCCTCTAAAAAAGTCGTTGATATTGACGACTTTTAAGGAATGAAAGAGTCGAGACTGCAGCGCCAGATTATCGACTACCTCGACAGTATCGGAGCCTATACACTCAATGTATACGGCTCCGGTATGACTGGCAAAGGTACGCCGGATATCCTGGCCTGTTATAAGGGCTTATTTATTGCGATAGAGACTAAAGTCGGAAATAACCGGCTGGCGCCGGCCCAGAAAATTATCCGGAAACGGATTATCGAGGCAGGCGGTATCCACGTCGTACCTTATTCTCTTGAGCAGTTCATTTCAGACTTTAACGAGGCGGTTGGTAATGAAAGATAACATCTATATCATTTTAGATTCAAATAAAAAGCCGCTGCACAAATTTAAAGACGGGAAAGCCAAAACCTGGGACGAGGTGAAAGACTTTAACAATATCGGAATGATAGTACCGGAGCCGTTTATCGTTCTGGACTTTGACACGGTTTCGGATTATCAGATCATGTTAAAGATAATCGAGGATTTGGATCTGCATTGTAATGTAATGAAAACCTCCCGTGGTTATCATGTTTGGTTTAAATCTGCCGAGCCTTGGAAAAACTTTGTAAAGAGCCGGCTGGCGCTGGGTATTTATTGCGACTGCCGCTCCTACGGAAAAAACGGCTACGTCAAAATTAAGGATGACGGGGTTCTCCGGAAATGGATCCGGCGGTATGACGATAACGATATCAGTTATGTACCGAAATACCTCTACCCGGTGAACCGTACCGGCAACAATTTTTCGTTTAAGGGAATGAAGTCCGGGGACGGCAGGAACCAGGAGCTGTTTAATTACATTGTGTTCCTCCAGAGCAAAGGCTTTAAACGGGACGAGGTTAAATACACGCTGGAGCTCATTAATAAATATGTCTTTGCGGAATCCCTGGCTCCCTCCGAAATGGCTACCATTATCCGGGACGAAGCATTTAAAACGGACGAGGAAGTCGAGCAGGAACAGAAAAAAGCAGCGTCCAAAAAGTTCCGGCATGATTTATTGGCTGCCGAGCTGGCGAAAGAAAAGCATATCATTTGTGTGAATAATATCCTGTACATCTATCTGGAGGGATATTACCAGCCGGCCCAAATCGAAATCGAAAAGGAAATGATCCGACGGGTTCCGGATATCACCAGCCGGCAACGGGACGAGGTAATCAAATACCTAAAGATTCTGACGTACAAAGACCGGGACGATATCAAAGTGAATCCGTATATCATTAATTTGATGAATTGCCGGCTAAATATCACTAACGGTAACCGGCTGGATTATACGCCGGAGGCTATCGAGTTCGAGCGGCTGCCGGTAAATTATGACAGCTCCGTTTACTGCTCTTCCGTGGATAAACTGTTAAACAAAGTCTTTTGCGCTGACCGGGAGTGTATGGATCTGTTCGAGGAAATCCTGGGCGACTGTCTGCTCCACAAAAATATTTATCAAAAGGCGTTCCTGTTTTATGGCAGCGGCTCTAACGGTAAGAGTACCATTTTAAAACTGATCCGGAAGTTAATCGGCCCGGATAACGTCAGTACCGTCTCCCTGGATCAGCTGAGTACGAATTTCATGGCTGCAGAGCTGGAGAACAAGCTGGTTAATATCGGCGACGATATTAATTACAAACCGATTAAAGACAGCGGCACGTTAAAAAAGCTGTTTTCCGGAGAACCGCTGACAGTACAGCGAAAATTCGCTCCTCCCTTTGTCCTGGAATCCTATACGACGCATTTGTTCAGCTGTAACGAGATACCCAGGAACAGCGACAAATCGGACGGTATGTACCGGCGCTGGTGCTTTGTTCCTTTTAATGCCAAATTTACAAAAGACGATCCGGATTATGATCCCTTAGTTTTTGAAAAGGTTTCTACGCCGGAGGCCCTGAGCTATCTTTTGAACTTGGCGATTAAAGGGCTCCGGAGATTACGGCGCCGTGGCTACTATAAAGAGCCGGCTGTAGTCCAGGAGGCTATGAGGCTGTACGCTATTGAAAATAATTCCGTCCTCAGCTGGATAGAGGACGAGGAAATCACCCGGGAGCACACGCTGGAAACTCCCAGGGACGGACTGTACGCCCGGTATAAAAACTGGTGCCAGCTCTCCGGGATCCGGGAGGCCGTAGGCAGAAAAACCTTTTATAAAGAAATCTGTAAAAAGTACGGGCTGTCGGCAAAGTCCCGGCTCCGTAAGGCTGACGGTAAGCGCTATTTCGTAGCGGCGCTGGATTTTTAGGAGGTATCGTGAACGCTTATATTTTCTGCAGCCTTTTGGTTTTATTGAGCTGTGTACTGTTTTGTTTGATGTTTTACCGAAATACAAGGAGGAAATGAAATGTCACTTATATCAGTTATGTCACATTTAGCCTGTGTGTTTATCGGTGCAGTAATCGGCATTTGTATTATGTGCCTGGTTTCCGTAAACAGGGAGGACGATTACCGTGATTACAGATAAGCCCATTGATTTGAAAAAGGCCTGGGAAAAATTCCTGAAACGCCAGAAGAAAAAGGAGAAAAGCAAAAATGCCAAAACCAAAGGAAATATTGAAAATCGAGGATAAAACAGACGGTTATTTCTTTTTATGCCCGTACTGTAACCGGTATGTAGTGCGTTCTTCCGGTTTGCAGCAGTGCCTGGCTTGCGGCGGTATCGTAGACAACGACCACGCACAGATAGCTCCACGGCCCAAACGGGTTAAGTTCGACGGGAAACACTCCTGGAGGTAACTATGTTAAATCTGGAAAATAAAAAGCTGTGCCGGTATGTCCTGTACAGAAAAGGCATACAAAATCAGATTCTGAAACTCATGGAAGAAATGGCAGAACTCAACCAGGCGTTAATCAAAAATATTCTGTATCCGGAGGAGAACGCCTGGGAGGAGAAAGTCAAAGAGGAAACGGTAGACGTAATCGTAACACTCACCCAGCTGCTTATGATTAAAGGCTACGATAAAGAGCTGATTAACGAGCTGGCCAAAGGCAAACTGCAGCGAACCATAGACAAGATTAAAAAAGGAGAGGAGTAACACGAATGAAATGTCCAAGATGTAATGGAAAAAGATGTGAGCCAGATAACAGCGGATCCCTTGTGTGGAGAGCATGTAAAATGTGCCACGGTACAGGAATAGTTCCTGATAATAACGAAAATTGGTTTTGCTCACTTTCAACGGAAGAAAAGGCAGAAGTAATTGCTCAATTAAGTTCCTACGGTGGAAATGTGGACGCAATATTAGATTGGCTAAAGGGTGAACATAGACAAGATTAAAAAGGAGAGGAGTAATGAAATACTTAATTATACTGGTGGTGTTCTGGCAGCTCCTTGATACCTCTGCTTATTGTGAGACGGGGAACCGGACGGCTTCCGGAGTCTGGCCGAGGGCTTATCATACTTGCGCCGCTGACCATTTGCCATTCGGAACCAAAGTGATTTTACCGGATAGCACAGTCTGGACTGTCGAGGATCGTTTCGGAGGAAATTATAAGGATAAGCTCGATCTGTACCTGGGAAAATACGAAAAGGCTATCAGATTTGGGAGGCAAAAATTAT
The genomic region above belongs to Elusimicrobiaceae bacterium and contains:
- a CDS encoding ERF family protein — its product is RKMNELQGLGAEETYQRRYLYLMMLDIVEDDTYDATQGKEKPVTPSGKKGTPPATPEERKEAVKTLTDQSGKATEVQKNSIKKGLQKLRDTGEDHEEFIASTVAKMKAGATAEEAEKLISEIGKRLYPDGE
- a CDS encoding YqaJ viral recombinase family protein; the encoded protein is MAVKKIKWLDSHIEVEPVKNPKKITATRLAAILGLNRWSTPFKAWCEITRTYEEPFEDNQYTLAGKAIEPILIKMLEKRYFMDIQDPTDVYGPDYFKKTWGDFFRDVKVFGGMWDAIGDNTIVEIKTTKRAEDWLEDTPEYYKAQAALYAYLSGCENIIFVCGFLTDEDYQNPGNFKPVVGKNTIIRDYKLSEIYPDFENTHIKPATEFWKKYVETGISPDYDEKADADIIAALRKTTADVNEDIAVTLKRIDELKEKIAAVSVQLDPLEKELKAAEEQLKTYLKGKFTDGIDKVNISSSHYCFTLAKCQSEKADTAKLKKAGLWKEYSTVTTTYRLTNKIIEKNEEEKS
- a CDS encoding VRR-NUC domain-containing protein: MKESRLQRQIIDYLDSIGAYTLNVYGSGMTGKGTPDILACYKGLFIAIETKVGNNRLAPAQKIIRKRIIEAGGIHVVPYSLEQFISDFNEAVGNER
- a CDS encoding 3D domain-containing protein encodes the protein MKYLIILVVFWQLLDTSAYCETGNRTASGVWPRAYHTCAADHLPFGTKVILPDSTVWTVEDRFGGNYKDKLDLYLGKYEKAIRFGRQKLLCQIITPD